The genomic segment GCCATGGATAATTTTATCATCATTATAGCATACCTCCTTATAGGTATATTGTTGCGCCGAATATCTCGATTCCCGGATGAAACGGGAAATGTACTTAATCTGTTCGTTATTTATGTCTCCTTGCCAGCCCTGGTTTTACTAAAGATCCCAGAATTAACTTTTTCAAAAGAACTATTGGTTCCTACATTAATGCCATGGGCAATGCTCTTATTGTCTGCTTTTGTGGTTATAATTTTATCTAAAATTCTAAAATGGGACAGAGAAGTTACAGGCGCTCTTTTGCTTCTAGTGCCACTGGGCAACACTTCATTTCTCGGCATCCCTATGGTGAAGGCTTTTTTTGGGGATCAAGCTGTTTCTTATGCTGTGCTTTATGATCAATTAGGCTCCTTTCTGGCTCTGGCCACGTATGGTTCCTTGATCCTGGCATTATATGGGCAGCGTAAAAGCACTCCCTCAATATATGATGTAGCTAAAAAAATAATCACTTTTCCCCCTTTTATTGCGCTTGCTCTTGCATTTCTTCTCAAATCTTTTTCATACCCGATTATCATAAATTCTCTCCTTCAAACCCTGGCGGCAACACTGGTGCCGGTAGTGATGATTGCGGTAGGGTTTCAATTTACCTTGCGTTTAAGAAAACAAGTGGTCTCGCCTCTTTGCATTGGACTTGCGATTAAACTTGTTGCCGCGCCTCTTGCTGCCCTTTTTATATCCAAACTCTTTGGTTTTAGCGGACCTGCCGCAAAGGTCTCAATTTTTGAAGCGGGTATGCCCCCAATGGTATCAGCGGGTGCCTTGGCTATCCTGGCCGGTCTTTCTCCTGCCCTGACTGCAGCGCTGGTGGGGCTGGGTATTATTTTGAGCTTTGCTACACTTCCATTATTATACCAATTCCTGTAATTACTTATTATGATTAATTTTTGTCGTGAGATTAAGATAAACTTAAGTTGAGCGATTTTTAATTTAGACTTACATTAAAAACATTGGAATAAAAGTAGATTTTGAGCCAGCGACTTTCACCCAATGGGTGAGATTGCCACGGGCAGCGTAGCTGCCCTCGCAATG from the Desulfovulcanus ferrireducens genome contains:
- a CDS encoding AEC family transporter — translated: MDNFIIIIAYLLIGILLRRISRFPDETGNVLNLFVIYVSLPALVLLKIPELTFSKELLVPTLMPWAMLLLSAFVVIILSKILKWDREVTGALLLLVPLGNTSFLGIPMVKAFFGDQAVSYAVLYDQLGSFLALATYGSLILALYGQRKSTPSIYDVAKKIITFPPFIALALAFLLKSFSYPIIINSLLQTLAATLVPVVMIAVGFQFTLRLRKQVVSPLCIGLAIKLVAAPLAALFISKLFGFSGPAAKVSIFEAGMPPMVSAGALAILAGLSPALTAALVGLGIILSFATLPLLYQFL